The uncultured Paludibaculum sp. sequence TTTGAAACGCCGCCGGGCCAGCAGGCGCAGGTCGATTGGGGCCACCTGGGCAGCATCGAGACCAATGGGCTGGAACGGAAACTCTGGGGCTTCGTGTTCACGCTGGGCTACAGCCGGATGATGGTGGCCACGGCGGCACTGAATCAGAAACTGGGGACCCTGCTGCGACTGCATGAAGCGGCGTTCGCAGAGTTAGGGGGTGTGCCCGAAGAGATCCTGTACGACCGGATGAAAACGGTATGGCAGGAGACGGACGAGCGGGGCGAGATCGTCTGGAACCCCGTGTTTTTGGACTTTGCGCGCTATTGGGGTTTCAAGCCCAGGCTCTGCCGGCCGTACCGGGCACAGACGAAGGGCAAGGTGGAGTCCGGGGTGAAGTACGTCCGGCGCAACTTTCTGTGCAGCCTGCAAGGCCGTGAGCCGAGCGGCCTGGACGACTTCAATACCCAGCTCCGGGCGTGGGTGTGGGGCGTAGCCAATAAGCGGGTGCACGGGACGACCCATGTTTCGGTCCAGGCCCGCTGGGACGCCGATCAGTTCAGTCTTCAGCGGATCGAGGGAAGAGCGCCTTATCCGTACCTGGACGAAGAGCTGCGCAAGGTGGCGAGGGATGGCTTCGTCTCCTGGCGCGGCAGCTTGTACTCAGTGCCTTGGATCTATGCCGGCAAACAGGTATGGGTGCGTGGCGAGCGGGGTGAGGTGGAGATCCACTACGGGGAGCGGCGCATCGCGCGGCACGGCGAAGCGCCGCACCGGCACCTGATCGTACGCGATG is a genomic window containing:
- the istA gene encoding IS21 family transposase yields the protein MKRQGLSIQAISQLLGYDRKTVRKYLLEPEAKPEYRQRPKPESKLDRFRSYLEERLSAGVWSACVLLRELRERGYQGGYSILTDWLRPKRQMAHVVAVRRFETPPGQQAQVDWGHLGSIETNGLERKLWGFVFTLGYSRMMVATAALNQKLGTLLRLHEAAFAELGGVPEEILYDRMKTVWQETDERGEIVWNPVFLDFARYWGFKPRLCRPYRAQTKGKVESGVKYVRRNFLCSLQGREPSGLDDFNTQLRAWVWGVANKRVHGTTHVSVQARWDADQFSLQRIEGRAPYPYLDEELRKVARDGFVSWRGSLYSVPWIYAGKQVWVRGERGEVEIHYGERRIARHGEAPHRHLIVRDAEHHEGIPLGARTDGKTLVHIRSQAPAVEIRPLDAYESVALGGGQ